TTTCGGGCCTGAAGTGCAACGCCGGATAATGGTCGGTGCCTACGCGCTGTCCGCCGGTTACTACGACGCCTACTACCTGAAAGCGCAGAAGATCCGTCGCCTGGTGAAGAACGACTTCATGACGGCCTTTAATGAAGTCGACGTCATCCTCGGCCCGACCACGCCAAACCCGGCCTGGAAACTCGGCGCCAAGAACAGCGATCCGGTCGCTGCCTATCTGGAAGACGTCTACACCATCACCGCCAACCTCGCGGGCCTGCCGGGCCTGTCGATGCCGGCCGGTTTCGTCGACGGCCTGCCGGTCGGCGTGCAACTGCTCGCTCCGTATTTCCAGGAAGGTCGCCTGTTGAACGTTGCCCACCAGTATCAGTTACACACTGACTGGCACACCCGCACCCCAACCGGCTTCTGAGGAGACACACATGCAATGGGAAGTCGTGATCGGGCTGGAGATTCACACCCAGCTCACCACCCGGTCGAAAATCTTTTCCGGTAGTTCCACCACCTTCGGTTCCGAGCCGAACACTCAGGCCAGCCTGATCGACCTGGGTATGCCCGGCGTGCTGCCGGTGCTGAACCAGGAAGCGGTGCGCATGGCGGTAATGTTCGGTCTGGCGATTGACGCCGAGATCGGTCAGCACAACGTGTTCGCCCGCAAGAACTACTTCTACCCGGACCTGCCGAAGGGCTACCAGATCAGCCAGATGGAATTGCCGATCGTCGGCAAGGGCCACCTGGACATCGCCCTGGAAGACGGCACGGTCAAACGCGTCGGCATCACCCGCGCGCACCTGGAAGAAGACGCCGGCAAGAGCCTGCACGAAGAATTCAGCGGTGCCACCGGCATCGACCTGAACCGTGCCGGCACGCCGCTGCTGGAAATCGTGTCCGAGCCGGACATGCGCAGTGCCAAGGAAGCCGTGGCCTACGTCAAGGCGATCCACGCGCTGGTGCGCTACCTGGGCATCTGCGACGGCAACATGGCCGAAGGCTCGCTGCGTTGCGACTGCAACGTGTCGATCCGTCCGAAAGGCCAGGTTGAGTTCGGCACGCGCTGCGAGATCAAGAACGTCAACTCGTTCCGTTTCATCGAGAAGGCGATCAACTCCGAGATCCAGCGTCAGATCGACCTGATCGAAGACGGCGGCAAAGTGATCCAGCAGACCCGTCTGTACGATCCGAACAAGGACGAAACCCGTCCGATGCGCAGCAAAGAGGAAGCCAACGACTACCGTTACTTCCCCGATCCGGATCTGCTGCCGGTGGTCATCGAGGACTCGTTCCTCAACGACGTGCGCGGCACCCTGCCGGAACTGCCACCGCAGAAGCGCGAGCGCTTCCAGAGTGCGTTCGGTCTGTCGGCCTACGACGCCAACGTGCTGGCCACCAGCCGTGAGCAAGCGGACTACTTCGAGAAAGTCGCAAGCATTGGCGGCGACGCCAAACTGGCGGCGAACTGGGTAATGGTCGAGTTGGGCAGCCTGCTCAACAAGCAGAACCTGGATATCGAAGATTCGCCGGTTTCGGCCGAGCAATTGGGCGGCATGTTGCAGCGCATCAAGGACAACACCATCTCCGGCAAGATCGCCAAGGTGGTGTTCGAAGCGATGGCCAACGGTGAAGGCAGCGCAGACGAGATCATCGAGAAGCGCGGCCTGAAGCAAGTCACCGACACCGGCGCAATCTCGGCGGTGCTGGACGAAATGCTCGCGGCCAACGCCGAGCAGGTCGAGCAATACCGTGCGGCAGACGAAGCCAAGCGCGGCAAGATGTTCGGTTTCTTCGTCGGTCAGGCCATGAAAGCCTCCAAAGGCAAGGCCAACCCGCAGCAAGTGAACGAACTGCTGAAAAGCAAGCTCGAAGGCTGACCACAATGGAGCCAGAACCAAAGCCTGGCTCCATTCCCTGTGGGAGCGAGCTTGCTCGCGATAGCGCATTTTCAGACACCGCAAAGGTGCCTGCCAGATCGCCATCGCGAGCAAGTCGGAGCGCCGAACCGTCGCTCCCACATTGTTATTTGGGAGCTTTCAAATGAAACGCTTGCTCGGCGCCTGCGCCCTGCTCTCTCTGTTGGCCGGTTGCGCCAGCAACGATGTCATCGACCCGCACGGTTACGACCAGACCGGCGTCGCCTCCTATTACGGAGCCAAACACCACGGTAAACGCACCGCCAGCGGCGAAGCGTTCAACCAGAATTCCCTGACCGCCGCCCATCGCCAGTTGCCCTTCGGCACTCGGGTCAAGGTCACCAACCTGAAAAACGACAAATCCTGCGTGGTGCGTATCAACGACCGCGGGCCGCATACCCGTGGGCGCATCATCGATGTTTCACGCGAAGCCGCCGAACGTCTCGGCATGCTGGGCAGCGGCACGGCACGGGTTCGCGTGCAGGCCCTCGACGACTGATGGAGCACTGCCCATTTTCGGACTGACCGATTTACCGCTGATCAACGTGATCGAACTGCTCTGCGGGCTGTTCCTGCTGATCGCCGGTGCCGAACTGATGGTGCGCGCCGCCGTGCGCCTGGCCGCGCGCCTGCATGTGCGGCCGCTGATCATCGGCCTGACCATCGTCGCACTCGGCAGCAGCGCCCCGCAAATGGCGGTCAGTCTGCAAGCGACCCTGACGCACAACCCCGACATCGCCGTCGGCAGCGTGATCGGCAGCAGCATTTTCAACATCCTTGTGACCCTCGGCCTGTCGGCGCTGATCATCCCGCTGCGGGTCTCTCGGCAATTGGTGCGCCTCGACATTCCGCTGATGATCGGCGCCAGCCTGCTGGTGTTCGTGCTGGCCTGGAATGAAGAGATTGGCCGATTCGACGGCGTCCTGCTGTTGGCCGCTCTGGGACTGTATCTCGGTTTGCTGCTGCGTCAGTCGCGGCACTCGGCCCGGCCGCATTCCGATCATCCTCAGACTCAGCCGGCTCCCTGGTTCACCAGCCTGCTGATGATCGTCGCCGGTCTGGCGATGCTGGTGTTCGCCGGACATTTGCTGCTGGGCGCAGCGGTAGCGGTGGCCACCGATCTCGGGTTCTCCGAGCGCGTCATCGGCCTGACCGTAGTCGCGGTCGGCACCTCACTGCCGGAGCTCGCCACTTCATTGATCGCCGCGTTGCGCGGTCAGCGGGACATTGCCGTGGGCAACGTGATCGGCGCCAACCTGTTCAACCTGCTCGGGGTCCTCGGCATCACGGCGTTGATCGCCCCGACGCCACTGTCGGTGTCGCCGAATGCACTGGATTTCGACCTGCCGGTGATGCTCGGCGTCGCGGCGCTGTGCCTGCCGGTGTTCTATTCCGGCTACCGCGTGACCCGGGCCGAAGGTCTGTTGCTGCTCGGCTTGTACCTGGCATACGGGCTGCACGTGGTGTCGTTCACCACCGGCATGCCGCTGGCCGGCAAGCTCGAACGGTTGATGCTGTTTTATGTCCTGCCGGCGCTGCTGACGTTTCTGTTTTTCACGTCCGTGCGCGCCTGGCGCCGCCAACACCACAAGAGGGATGTGCCATGACCGAATCGAAGAAATCCGGGGTCGAAATCCGCCGCCAGGTAATGGGCGATGCATTCGTTGATCGCGCTTTGGGCAACGCCACCGAATTCACTCAACCGTTGCAGGATTTCGTCAACGAACACGCCTGGGGCGGCGTGTGGAATCGCGAAGGTTTGCCGCTGAAAACCCGCAGCCTGATTACCCTCGCCGCGCTGACCGCGTTGAAGTGCCCGCAAGAGTTGAAGGGCCATGTGCGCGGTGCGCTGAACAATGGCTGCACGGTCGATGAGATCCGTGAAGCGCTGTTGCATTGCGCGGTATATGCCGGCGTGCCGGCGGCGATCGATGCGTTTCGCGCGGCGCAGGAAGTGATCGACAGTTACCAGAAGCCTGAGTAACCGCCAGCTCTCAGATCCACCCGCCCCACTGCAAGAAGAAGATCCCGACGTTGGTGGTGATTGCCGCCATCAACGTGGTCAACACAATGATCGCCGCCGCCAGTTCATGATTGCCCTGGGCTGCACGGGCCATGACAAAACTCGCGGCCGCCGTCGGGCTGCCGAAGTACAGAAACAGAATCCCCAGCTCCGCCCCACGAAAGCCCCACAGCCACGCACCCAAGGTCGCGAGCACCGGCAGACCGATCATCTTCACCAGACTGGAGCTCAGCGCCAGGCTGCCGCTCTTGCGCAGCGCCGCCAGCGACAGCGTGCCGCCAATGCAGATCAGCGCCAGTGGCAGCGTGGTTTGCGCCAGATACTGGCCTGACGTCTCCAGCCATCCCGGCAGACCGATCTTGAACCAGGCAAACGGCGCCGCCGCGATCACGCTGATGATCAGCGGATTGCTGATGACGCTTTTGCAGATGCTCCACGGATCGGACTTAATCACCGGGCTGTACACCGCCAACACGATGGTCGAGAGAGTGTTGTAGAAGAGGATCACCAGCGCCGCGAGAATCGCCCCGAGGGAAATCCCGTAGTCGCCGTACATGCTCGCCGCCAGCGCCAGACCGATCACCCCGTTGTTGCCGCGAAACGCACCCTGGGTGTAGATGCCGCGATCTTCACGCGGGCAGCGAAAAATCGCCCAGCCCCAGGCCAGGGCAAAACTGGCCAGGGTGGCGAGGGCGAAATAGATCAGCAGCGCCGGTTGCAGCGCAGCGTGCAAATCAGCATGCAAGATGCCGAGAAACAGCAGCGCCGGCATGGTGACGTTGAACACCAGCGACGACGCCGTGTGGATGAAGTTGTCGTTGATCCAGTCGATGCGCTTGAGCAGCACACCGAGAAACAGCATGGCAAACACCGGCGCGGTGATGTTCAGGGTTTCAAGGAAGATTGCCAGCATGCCGGGGAGCCTTGGAGGTGAGCGTCGTTAGGGGGCTAATGATAAGCCACTTTGGGCTGCTTGCCCCTCAAAAGCCCCTCACCCCAGCCCTCTCCCGGAGGGAGAGGGAGCCGAATGGGGGATATTCAAGAGGTCCGCCGACCTGGAATGACATTGCCGAATCCATAATCAACTCGGTCTTGCAGGTCGATGTTTGACGCAAGACAACTCGGTCGGCCCCCTCTCCCCCCGAGAGAGGGAACCGATCGGGGAATATTCAAAATATCCGCCGACCTGAAATGACATTGCTGAATCCATAATCAACTCGGTATTTCAGGTCGGTGTTTGACGCAAGACAACTCGGTCAGCTCCCTCTCCCTCCGGGAGAGGGCTGGGGTGAGGGGGCTTTTGATCTGCCCGAGATCATCAAGTAATCGGCGCCGGATTGAACAACGTAATGTCGTTGTGCAGCTTGTGTTTCTCCGCCCACGTCTGCTGCTTGCCGCTCGCCACAGCCAGATAGTAGTGGAACAACTCCCACCCCAACTCCTCGATGCTCGCCCGCCCAGTAGCAATCCGTCCGGCATCAATATCGATCAGGTCCGGCCAACGCTGCGCCAGCTCCGTACGGGTCGAAACCTTCACCACCGGTGCCATGGCCAGACCATACGGAGTACCACGCCCGGTAGTGAACACATGCAGATTCATCCCCGCCGCCAGTTGCAACGTGCCGCAGACAAAATCACTCGCCGGCGTCGCACAGAAAATCAAACCCTTCTGCTTGAAGCGCTCCCCCGGACCGAGCACGCCATTGATCGCACTGCTGCCGGATTTGACGATCGAGCCCAGCGACTTCTCGACAATGTTCGAAAGCCCGCCCTTCTTGTTGCCCGGCGTGGTGTTGGCACTGCGATCCGCTTCGCCCTTGGCCAGGTAACGGTCGTACCAGTCCATCTCGCGCACCAGTTCCTCGGCAACGGTTTTGGTCTGGGCCCGTGAGGTCAGCAGGTAAATCGCATCACGCACTTCGGTGACTTCGGAAAACATCACCGTCGCCCCCGCCCTCAGCAGCAAGTCCGAGGCATATCCAAGCGCCGGGTTGGCGGTGATCCCGGAAAACGCATCACTGCCGCCACACTGCATGCCGAGGATCAGCTCGGACGCCGGCACGGTTTCGCGGCGGCGCTGGTCGAGTTTCTTCAGACGGGTTTCGGCCAGCTCCATGATCTGCTCGATCATCTCGGTGAAACCGTGACTGGAATCCTGCAAGCGATACAGCCACGGCTCGCTCAGATCCACCGATGCGTCGTCCTCGTGCATCACCTGCCCGGCCTGCAATTTCTCGCAGCCCAGACTGATCACCAGCGCCTCGCCCCCCAGGTTCGGGTTACGCGCCAGATTGCGCACGGTGCGGATCGGGATATAGGCGTCGGTGGCCGTGATGGCCACGCCGCAACCGTAACTGTGGGTCAGCGCCACCACGTCATCGACGTGCGGATACTTCGGCAACAGCTCATCCTTGATCCGTTTCACCGCGTGATCCAGCACCCCGGTGACGCACTGCACGGTGGTGGTGATCCCGAGGATGTTGCGCGTGCCGACGGTGCCGTCGGCATTGCGATAACCCTCGAACGTGAAGCCTTCCAGCGGCGCCTGGGCGTCCGGTACATCGGTGGACAGCGGCAGGCTGTCCAGCGGTGGCGCGGTCGGCATGCGCAGTTGATCTTCCTTGACCCAACTGCCACGGAGAATCGGCTGCAACGCATAACCGATGATCTGGCCGTAGCGAATCACCTGGCCGCCCTCGGGAATGTCCACCAGGGTGACCTTGTGGCTCTGCGGCACGAAATCCACCGTCACCAGGCCATCGGCAAATTCGGTGCCGGCCGGAACGCCCTGGTCATTCACCACAACCACTACGTTGTCCCGCTCGTGCAAGCGGATGTAGCGCGGCGAGTCGGAATGTTCAATCAACTGCATGACGCCGCTCCTCAGGAATGCGCTTGAGACAATTTACCGGTGGCTTCGGAACCGCCATTGGTTGGCGGCTCTTTGAGTACCACACGTTTGATCGGGCCGACGATCACCAGATAGCTGAATACCGCCACCAGCGCGTTGGCGCCGACGAACACCAGCGCCCATTTGAACGAACCGGTGGAGCTGATGATGTAGCCAATGACGATCGGGGTGGTGATCGACGCGATGTTGCCGAAGGTGTTGAACAGGCCGCCACTGAGACCGGCGATCTGTTTCGGCGAAGTGTCGGAGACCACCGCCCAACCCAGCGCACCCACGCCTTTGCCGAAGAAGGCCAGAGCCATGAAGCCCACCACCATCCATTCCACTTCAACATAGTTGCAGGCGACGATGCTGCTGGAGACCAGCAGACCGGCGATGATCGGCGCCTTGCGGGCGAAGGTCAGCGAGTGGCCCTTGCGCAGCAGGTAATCGGAAATCACGCCGCCGAGGACGCCGCCGATAAAGCCGCAGATCGCCGGCAACGAGGCAATGAAACCGGCCTTGAGAATAGTCATGCCGCGCTCCTGCACCAGGTACACCGGGAACCAGGTCAGGAAGAAATAGGTAATGCCGTTGATGCAGTACTGGCCCAGGTAAACGCCGAGCATCATGCGATTGGTCAGCAACTGGCGGATGTAGTCCCATTTCGGGCCGTCAGCCTTTTTGCCTTGCTTCTGGTCCATGTCGACCATGCCGCCGTTGTCGGCGATGAACTTCACTTCCGCTTCGTTGGCCATCGGGTGCTGGCGCGGGCTGTGGATAACCTTCAGCCAAATCAGCGAGAACACGATGCCGAACAGGCCCATGACAATGAACACGTGCTCCCAGCCGAAGGTGTAGACGATCCAGCCCATCAGTGGCGCGAACAGCACAGTGGCGAAATATTGCGCCGAGTTGAAGATCGCCGAGGCGGTGCCGCGTTCGGCAGTCGGGAACCAGGCCGCGACGATGCGTGCGTTGCCGGGGAACGATGGCGCCTCGGCCAGGCCCACCAGGAAGCGCAACATGAACAGCGCGACGATGGCCGTGGACATGCCGAACTCACCGACGAAGCCTTGCAGCACGGTGAACAGCGACCAGGTGAAGATGCTCAGGGCATAGACTTTTTTCGAGCCGAAGCGATCGAGCAACCAGCCACCGGGGATTTGCCCGGCCACGTAGGCCCAACCGAATGCAGAGAAGATGTAGCCGAGGGTGACCGCGTCGATGCCGAGGTCTTTTTGCAAACTGGAACCGGCGATCGCGATGGTGGCGCGGTCGGCGTAGTTGATCGTGGTCACCAGGAACAGCATGAGCAGAATCAGATAGCGGACGTGAGTCGGCTTGGACGATTGCATGTAGATGTACTCCCACTGATTATTTTTATGCGCGGGTGAATCTTCTTTGGTCTTTGTGGGAGCTGGCTTGCCAGCGATGCAGGCGACTCGTTGTATCAGTCACTCCGCGGTGATGCTATCGCTGCGATGCGGCGACCCGACAAGCCAGCTCCCACAGGTACTGCGTGGATCAGGAACCGATGTAGGCGGTTTTCACCACGGTGTAGAACTCTTGCGCATAGCGGCCTTGCTCACGTGAGCCATAGGATGAACCCTTACGGCCCCCGAACGGAACGTGGTAATCGACACCGGCGGTCGGCAGGTTGACCATCACCATCCCGGCCTGGGAATGACGCTTGAAGTGGTTGGCGTACTTCAGCGACGTGGTGGCGATGCCCGCCGACAGACCGAATTCGGTGTC
The sequence above is a segment of the Pseudomonas sp. HS6 genome. Coding sequences within it:
- a CDS encoding septal ring lytic transglycosylase RlpA family protein; this translates as MKRLLGACALLSLLAGCASNDVIDPHGYDQTGVASYYGAKHHGKRTASGEAFNQNSLTAAHRQLPFGTRVKVTNLKNDKSCVVRINDRGPHTRGRIIDVSREAAERLGMLGSGTARVRVQALDD
- a CDS encoding AEC family transporter; translation: MLAIFLETLNITAPVFAMLFLGVLLKRIDWINDNFIHTASSLVFNVTMPALLFLGILHADLHAALQPALLIYFALATLASFALAWGWAIFRCPREDRGIYTQGAFRGNNGVIGLALAASMYGDYGISLGAILAALVILFYNTLSTIVLAVYSPVIKSDPWSICKSVISNPLIISVIAAAPFAWFKIGLPGWLETSGQYLAQTTLPLALICIGGTLSLAALRKSGSLALSSSLVKMIGLPVLATLGAWLWGFRGAELGILFLYFGSPTAAASFVMARAAQGNHELAAAIIVLTTLMAAITTNVGIFFLQWGGWI
- a CDS encoding MFS transporter: MQSSKPTHVRYLILLMLFLVTTINYADRATIAIAGSSLQKDLGIDAVTLGYIFSAFGWAYVAGQIPGGWLLDRFGSKKVYALSIFTWSLFTVLQGFVGEFGMSTAIVALFMLRFLVGLAEAPSFPGNARIVAAWFPTAERGTASAIFNSAQYFATVLFAPLMGWIVYTFGWEHVFIVMGLFGIVFSLIWLKVIHSPRQHPMANEAEVKFIADNGGMVDMDQKQGKKADGPKWDYIRQLLTNRMMLGVYLGQYCINGITYFFLTWFPVYLVQERGMTILKAGFIASLPAICGFIGGVLGGVISDYLLRKGHSLTFARKAPIIAGLLVSSSIVACNYVEVEWMVVGFMALAFFGKGVGALGWAVVSDTSPKQIAGLSGGLFNTFGNIASITTPIVIGYIISSTGSFKWALVFVGANALVAVFSYLVIVGPIKRVVLKEPPTNGGSEATGKLSQAHS
- the gatB gene encoding Asp-tRNA(Asn)/Glu-tRNA(Gln) amidotransferase subunit GatB, producing the protein MQWEVVIGLEIHTQLTTRSKIFSGSSTTFGSEPNTQASLIDLGMPGVLPVLNQEAVRMAVMFGLAIDAEIGQHNVFARKNYFYPDLPKGYQISQMELPIVGKGHLDIALEDGTVKRVGITRAHLEEDAGKSLHEEFSGATGIDLNRAGTPLLEIVSEPDMRSAKEAVAYVKAIHALVRYLGICDGNMAEGSLRCDCNVSIRPKGQVEFGTRCEIKNVNSFRFIEKAINSEIQRQIDLIEDGGKVIQQTRLYDPNKDETRPMRSKEEANDYRYFPDPDLLPVVIEDSFLNDVRGTLPELPPQKRERFQSAFGLSAYDANVLATSREQADYFEKVASIGGDAKLAANWVMVELGSLLNKQNLDIEDSPVSAEQLGGMLQRIKDNTISGKIAKVVFEAMANGEGSADEIIEKRGLKQVTDTGAISAVLDEMLAANAEQVEQYRAADEAKRGKMFGFFVGQAMKASKGKANPQQVNELLKSKLEG
- a CDS encoding carboxymuconolactone decarboxylase family protein codes for the protein MTESKKSGVEIRRQVMGDAFVDRALGNATEFTQPLQDFVNEHAWGGVWNREGLPLKTRSLITLAALTALKCPQELKGHVRGALNNGCTVDEIREALLHCAVYAGVPAAIDAFRAAQEVIDSYQKPE
- a CDS encoding calcium/sodium antiporter; this encodes MIELLCGLFLLIAGAELMVRAAVRLAARLHVRPLIIGLTIVALGSSAPQMAVSLQATLTHNPDIAVGSVIGSSIFNILVTLGLSALIIPLRVSRQLVRLDIPLMIGASLLVFVLAWNEEIGRFDGVLLLAALGLYLGLLLRQSRHSARPHSDHPQTQPAPWFTSLLMIVAGLAMLVFAGHLLLGAAVAVATDLGFSERVIGLTVVAVGTSLPELATSLIAALRGQRDIAVGNVIGANLFNLLGVLGITALIAPTPLSVSPNALDFDLPVMLGVAALCLPVFYSGYRVTRAEGLLLLGLYLAYGLHVVSFTTGMPLAGKLERLMLFYVLPALLTFLFFTSVRAWRRQHHKRDVP
- the garD gene encoding galactarate dehydratase — protein: MQLIEHSDSPRYIRLHERDNVVVVVNDQGVPAGTEFADGLVTVDFVPQSHKVTLVDIPEGGQVIRYGQIIGYALQPILRGSWVKEDQLRMPTAPPLDSLPLSTDVPDAQAPLEGFTFEGYRNADGTVGTRNILGITTTVQCVTGVLDHAVKRIKDELLPKYPHVDDVVALTHSYGCGVAITATDAYIPIRTVRNLARNPNLGGEALVISLGCEKLQAGQVMHEDDASVDLSEPWLYRLQDSSHGFTEMIEQIMELAETRLKKLDQRRRETVPASELILGMQCGGSDAFSGITANPALGYASDLLLRAGATVMFSEVTEVRDAIYLLTSRAQTKTVAEELVREMDWYDRYLAKGEADRSANTTPGNKKGGLSNIVEKSLGSIVKSGSSAINGVLGPGERFKQKGLIFCATPASDFVCGTLQLAAGMNLHVFTTGRGTPYGLAMAPVVKVSTRTELAQRWPDLIDIDAGRIATGRASIEELGWELFHYYLAVASGKQQTWAEKHKLHNDITLFNPAPIT